From the genome of Nicotiana tabacum cultivar K326 chromosome 17, ASM71507v2, whole genome shotgun sequence:
CAGAAAATATTTCATTGTAGGTGTTGATATTCATTGTCCTGTCAAGATAAACAGCAACAGCAGTGCTCACAAACAATTGTACACAATTCCCTATTAGTTCTCTGCACTTATCTTGGCATAGAACATCAACCCATCCTGGAACAGAATATTCAAATTCACAATCAGTACCATTGCCTTTCTTGTCCGAACAAAAAGCAAGAACCAAATTCTTGGCGAAGCTCCCAACAATTACAGAAGCAAAACCAGACCCTGCATCAGAAAACAGCTTATCCAAAACATGGTCAAATAGACCAGAATTTGCAACCCCAGAAACGCCATTTTTCGCGGTTTCTTGCTGGTAACCTTTCACAATTCCCACAGTCAACGCACTTGTGACATTAACAACAGACTGTGAAAACTCATCTGACTTAGTAATCTTAGAAATCTGTTTCAAACTTCCAGGAATTTGATCAGAGTCAGATGCAATGAACTCCTTTAGATCTTTAGAGACAATCCCAATTACATCAGCTGAATCAGACACCATCTCGGCTAAAGAAACAAAAGCACctataattttcaaaattttctccCTTTTTCTAACCATAGAAGGTGACCAATAAGCTCTATAAGCACCATAACCAGTGACACCAAGAGCTCCCAAAGCAACAACCAAGTTCCTATTTTTTCGAGTGTAGTCCAAACCCTTTCTTACTAGTTTTAAATCCACATAATTCAAAGCCATATAATCACAATCTCCTAAAATCTTGGATTCTGGACTTCAATCTTATTTTAATGATATCAACTCTTTAAAAGGGGTTTGAAATATGTTTAAGATTGAAGAGACGTATACTAACCTGAAAAAGGAAAGTTTCTGTTTCTGAGTTCTGACTATCTAGATTCTGGTGCAGAGCGTCAGCAGCTAAGAAGGGAAAGGGGCATAGTAGAAATTATGAAGGATTGATTGATAAGAACGACTTAAAATAAGACAGCTACCACGTCTACTCAGTTTTCAGCTTTCACGCTAGGTCGTTGTCTACATTTATTcattagatttttatttttatatatatgaattatatgATTGAAGCATAATGGATATGGATATAGTAGTA
Proteins encoded in this window:
- the LOC107821475 gene encoding protein PHLOEM PROTEIN 2-LIKE A10-like produces the protein MALNYVDLKLVRKGLDYTRKNRNLVVALGALGVTGYGAYRAYWSPSMVRKREKILKIIGAFVSLAEMVSDSADVIGIVSKDLKEFIASDSDQIPGSLKQISKITKSDEFSQSVVNVTSALTVGIVKGYQQETAKNGVSGVANSGLFDHVLDKLFSDAGSGFASVIVGSFAKNLVLAFCSDKKGNGTDCEFEYSVPGWVDVLCQDKCRELIGNCVQLFVSTAVAVYLDRTMNINTYNEIFSGLTNPKHEAKMRDMLVAICSGAIGTFVKTSHQVLTSTDMDMDGTTSKMYSSSSLPLSFKAKQFLDEEQNMYSGWTNKVSYTLAVPKNKRFILDLTGRVTFESVRSFLEFLLEKLRAYLRKSLDVVQEEVKYLRRSVDVIQEEVVDTSAEAYSYVSGKSSTAVSVCLTLCLHILNGPWILVPN